agcccccagtcaaagcaaccccgcaaaagaaaacaaactgccttcttctttctcagagaagcttcctccatctttctttcttgttgttttctgtcctttacttgtcttttcactttatgattctccagatctcctcctccccaggttacatcacccaaggagagaagaaacattttattaatacacgCGCACATACACACTTCATAGCAAACCTAACAAAGAAACTCTGGTCCATCGCCCAAAAAGAAACACTATAGCCACCTGGCTTAAACACATCTATCtaaaacacacaatttttttttttttttttaaattttataattttttttttttgtattttttccttttttttttttttccccctttttttcctttttacacagcaaatacaaccataaacaacctaccaccaaacccctccctcccacCACAAAACACCCACACAATACAAAAATAACCTCACCGAGGAACTCATAACCTCTTGTTTACAAGACAGGTGCTTTAACCCTGAAAGCCACAGGATCATCACCTTACATTACAATACTACATAACTCTCTATATACAACACTTACCCAGAGCCAGGATTGGTGCCTGTAAGCCCTATATCAGTAATTCACTTctgcaaaacaaaaatctgatcgtgaaaagccccagcccgccaccgggaaaccggagatgacaggcttctaccctagcaatccttactctaccagccgaccctacctgtctagacatctgcccctatttatctacctacctttccctgtctctccctgcctgaccctactaccatacctaactcaccgcgtgcctacctaactgtccctgggctgtccctgtcctgtccctaactatctacctgtccctactgaggctatctacctgtccctatcatttacctgcttatctaagccctaggtacattaaatgagaaccctctccagagaagagaggccctcgctgcacctagcctgtcatactccagagagcgcactttCACCAGGCCACCCAGAATGTTCCTAACAACCTCGTCCCGGGGGAGGATTTTCTGCTGAGTTgacactaagcaccgtgcgttccacgtgtaaaacctgacgactaaactgactagaaataaagtgccccgatctcggccacccagggatccgaatgccccatacgcccactccgcataggaaaggtgtgccagccgaggccagcctatggaagcacctaccctgttgtagacccctgtattaaaaggacactgaaggaggaagtgctccatgctttccagcgtgtcgcaacacccctcacggggacaaccccgatcatcggagttcctacacttcaggttgtcccttacgtacagtttcccatggaagcagcgccaagccaagtcccaaaacttcaaggggacccgtgtagaattcaataacctcagcccaccctccagatcccgacttgggcaatcttagagcaccagaggcttctggaaatgggtcaacagaaccctcctgtcaaggaatttcctcgacatggtcctgatctcccacattcccagaccccaccggcggatcaccttcagaaccggggtagcgtaagccgggagatgcccgtgcggtgtgcgcaggtccttcacttgccctcctgtctcccattcctggaagaagggccgaagccatcccctgcaggagaatacccacggaggagccctctctgaccagaggttggcgatgttagtcttgacaaaagtgtttattagaaacaccactgggttgaccatacccaaccctcctagtctccttgtgcgatatgtgacctcccgcttgactaggttcagcctatttccccataacatctggaaaaacaggctgtagacccgtgtccagagcggctctggcaacatgcagatgctgcccaggtatattaacaagggtagcaaaaaacccttaaccaggctaaccctttccctcagggtcaaagaccaacccttccattagtccaccttctgggcggcgatcttaagtctgccctcccaattttgctgggggtagtccccagggccaaattcgatgcctaggatttttgccgatgcctggggctctggaagagtgtccgggagaccaaaactagggtctccccctcccagccagagactctcacacttttcctgattaattctggacccagaagcctccgagtagcgatcaacctcagacatgacccactccgcctcctcacccgaggacacgaaaagggagacgtcatcggcatacgctaccaccctcagagtggcttccgtggccacctggtccatcctgactcccgccaacggcccacgctcaatcctccttaaaaggggatctatcgcgaacacgtataacagcgggctcaatggacagccctggcggaccccagacccaacctcagaagggcggccagaccaaccattcacgagcgggaaagtctctgcccccgcgtacaagatctttagccaatttacaaaccccccaggcagaccgtacctcagaaggacggaccagaggtactcgtggttaacccgatcaaaagccttcgcctggtctaaggacagcaagtaccccttccagtgacctgccctgccctgctccactgcctctcggacaccgagcacagcactaaacgtactgcggcctggaacagagcagtgctgggcccccgaaaggagccggggtgcaaacttcaccagccgtttgaacagcacctttgccagaaccttccggtccgtattgagaagcgctatgggacgccaattctcaatacgggacgggtccttaccctttgacaggataatcagggcagACTGCCTCATCGACTGGGAAAGAgcgcccgaggagagacactcgttaaacacctcagtcaagagagggaccaaggagtccctaaaggtcttataaaactcggatgttaagccatccggacctggcgatttcttaggccgaagcccatcaatggccagtcgcacttcctcttccctgattggttctgtcaaaacgtgaagcgaggggtcatcccctggctcagggacggcctcggccaggaaagccgacatcacgttccgatccagatccctcttccccaagaggtgtgagtagaaagatctgatcacctccaggatccctgatttggatcttttcagggaacccgtatcgtcgaccaaacctgtcaccaccttacaactcactgacatcttacagtttctgtaggggtcaggcgagcggtacctcccgaaatccctctcaaaaaccaaagatgtgtgcctatcgtactgacacctcttgagtaaagacttcactctggagatctcctcacggtcacctccagccgagacgagatgttcgagtttcctcctcagttcctgacacaggcggtacctgcacaggctcctgaggctcgagagctggcggaagaaactcgcaacccgatctttgaacatctcccaccactctgacttatcgctacagagatccaaaagcggtacctggctctgaagaaagtcctcaaaggattgtcttatctctgcttcttccaagagggatgaattcagcttccatagtccccttcccatccgaggggtttctgaaacattcagagaaaaagaaatcagacagtgatcggagaactccacctcaacaacggacactgctgaagagatggcttcctcctttaaaaaaaacctgtctatcctagacctacaattacctctatgaaaggtgaaaccacagtgacctggggtgtgccggatgtggacatccaccaggcgagcgtcactagctatgctattaagagtattactatcataagccagccggtcaatggagcctcccctatcacgaagccttgtgacagtgttaaagtcacctccaaagaccacctgccgactggtaaaaagatagggcttaatcttcaggaagagacatatacggtcccactttgactgcggaccatagatgttaatgagccgaagctcctgtcccctcatgaagacgtctaagaccaggcacctccccatttctacctcgatAACTCTCCGGCATTCAACCGATGCAGTCTTAAAAAGGACTGCCACCCCGCTACACGGCTCGGCCACAAGAGACCAGTACGAAGACCCGCACCTCCACTCGCTCTTCGCCTTGCGTATGGCCCCCATATCCGTaagcctggtctcctgcaaaaacaaaatttcagcctcaaatcgggtgagaaaatcaaaggccgcaaatctagccgcatcagactttatactagcgacattaatggtcgctagagtcaacggggtgggtgccgccatcatgagtGATCGAGTTAGATGGCCTTTTTCTTCACCCCACCCTTTTTCTTAGCCCGCTCGTCTCCGGACGATGAAGCCCCCCCTCTTCTTTTCAGAGAGACAGAGGTATCCATCCCTCCCACCTCTTtctcatctccggacccagggtCGTCCCCACCTCGCGAGGAAGACACACCCCCCGGAGAAGGGACTCCCCCGCCTCCCAAAGGCCCTCCCGATGTTACCCCCGGAACCTCACCCCGACTCCCGTCTCAGCAGGAtcgtcaagggcttggaaccggttggagagagggatcagaggggagttggtgggaccttccttaggcaccttggtcagggaagaagattttccaccttttttcttcttttttttacttttggcactcttggcactcttggtacccttgtcacccatttcttttggctgttcccctccatcctcatcaaaactttcatattgagaggcatctgagagatcagccgcttcctcattctccacccgtctgatctcctcattcaccgcttcctcccccggggcctcagtgacatgggctgtcgcctcggaggagggggcagccattaccccagtttcctgaggctcctcctgccccctgccctcctgacgccttgcctgcctccgctggtaagaggggcccctagccctgccattcctcatcggcccctcagctcctcccccgctaccacctccaacctctgcagaagttgcaccgccaggaacttcctcacggctcccctccgcccggctggccatggcattagagaaggaacgagggcagcggctgaacgggtgacctagatcaccacacaggtgacatcgaatgacaccacaggatgcggcgaggtgacctacctcgccacacaaggcacatttctgcaccttgcagcccgcgctgaagtggcgaggatcaccgcacctgtggcataccttcggctgcccctggtagaagaccagaatccgatcccttcccagaaaagccgaggaagggatgtgggtgacagtgccccctgaacgcttcaactttaccatgaaggtccagccccctgaccagataccaaaatcgTCCCGGTTCTTCTTCGGGACCTCCACAACCTCGCCGTACCGACTCAACCAGGTCATTATGTCAACGCCAGAAAGAGACTCATTATATGTTAAAACGGTCACTTTCTTCGGCCCACTTTGGCGAGAAATTGCTTCCACGGCGAaacctcgccagccgggctcctcttttaccagctcataattcgaccaaaagagctccaagccctccggccgaacaaagctgatatcaaaggtggaggtcccaaaaggatgtatcagagcaaagatgtcaatagccctgaagtccatcttcatgaggagcttcaccacatttgtcctggatggacacgcttcatcgcccctccagcgaagacgaaccacatttctcctggagaccccctgcccggctgtcgggagggaccacacggtctccccccccccttttctcttggaaggcagctagaccaaacttatctagccagtaggacaacgccacctctcttccctctacattgatcgtctgctccccttttttgagggcctccaggaaacggcggcgaaaagcttcattccctgggtccggagatgaggaagacccctgtggaaccccagcGGCAGCAGCCGCATAACTAATGGCGGCTGCAGGTGAGGGGGACGATGGACCAGCCCCTATATTCCCTGAACCCTGAACCTCACAGTCAACCATCTCCACCTCACTTACCTCAGCCTCACCATTTCCACTAGTAGAAATCACCGCACTGGCACCATTCACACCAACCATACCTCCAGCAGAAACTGCCCCTGACCCTTCACCATTATCACCATCACACACACTATTCACACCACTTGCACCACTTCcattattatttacatttttttttctgctttctgcTGGGGTTGTTGCTGTTTGCAGTGCAGCTGCCCCTTTAAGATCAATACTGCAGGGTTTGATTACCACACCCTGCTTTTCAGCAGAGCATGTGCTGGCAGCTGCAGACTGTTGCTCCAGCCTCTCCTGCAGACCATCTCCACGCTCCTGTGTGCACTTCACCGCCGGGTCCCCCACAGATACAGGTGACACACATGCAGAGGACCCCGGCGGTGCGACTTTCTTCGGCGAGGATGCCGTCCGGACCTGCATTACCGCAGCCATTACAGCTGCACCCGAGATGATAACCGGTGCCGGGGTCCCGGATTTTGACCCAGCATCGGATCTGCATGTGGGGGACCCCGACACCACAGCACACACCGCCGATGATGCTGACAGCGCACCGCCAACACTGCGGGGAGCGGTGACCACCGGCAAGGTACCCACAGCCCCTACCCCCCGAGCGTCAGCGGGTGCAGCAGGCGCCAGGCCGTCCCCCGTTTCCACAGAGGATTGGGCCTGGACACCTCCACAGGTTTTATTACTGCCCGCCTCAGGGCCACTCTCCAGACCATGCACACTGTCCGGCTCTGCAGCCGCATGCCCACTCTCGCCCCCTCTGCTACCGCCAGCAGAGACGGCGACCTGCGCCATATGACTTgtactctccccgctccctcgcaccggacccactgcaggtcccgggccggggtgggtagcgggctccacacagcgggatcggggggtcccaggaagggggacaaacaccaacctctcctccgatgttttcttcctttttttccttttctttttcccccTCCCGGTTGCCTCGTCCCCGCAGACCTCATCCCCAAACTTCAGGTGGGCATAATTTACTGGGGGCTCTAGCTGACGGATCTGCTGCAATACGAGGCAACCCCCACTGCTGCTGTTCTCGCTGCTGCTATCAtccgcatcacccccatcatcctctgaaatactatggtctgatgggagtgggacctgcactggatctatcccgctgtgtgtggcctggagatcacttaccaagcccccaggtgggtacggtgcctcctccatctcctcatggtCCACCTCCTCCACCTGGGTCGGACGCCGAGACCCCTCTGGCTCCTTTGCAGCAGCCATGTTGTGGAATCGGTCGTCATTCTCCAGCTTTTCCCGGAAGGGCCCGCTGTTGTTTAATATCGCCGCTCTCCGGGCTTCCATGCCCTCAATGCATATCCCCAGGCTGGATATCCTGGCTGTTAGGGCAGACTTCTCTGTGCGGGAGGCTCTGCTTGCAGCTTGCCTCACCTCGTTCATCTCCTCCCGGAGTCTCCTGAGTGTCTTCCCAGCCTCCTCATGCTCGCTGAGGTACGCATGGACGCGGGAGGCATAGCTGTCAACCGTCTCCCGTGCGGCCCTAGTGCCCCAATCCTTCGGCACCGGCgccgctgcacctctgcgagtACTCTGCTCACCTCCGGGAGGAGACACCGCAGTGGCCCTCGCCTCAGCCTTAGGGGCTTTGCAGCCCTCCTGGGTCTTCCTGGGCTCCACCATGTACTGGGCCTTGCCGGATCTGGTGACCCTCTTTGCCGGTAGCGATGAGCTCCCACCCCTCGCCGGCCTAGACCGAGGGGTGGGAGACGGGGACTCAGCCCCACAGTCCATCCAATACACCCCTCTCTTTCCTGGGTCAGAGAGGGGGGGGATTCCTGAGTAAAAAACTGGTTACTCTCCTGGAGCACACAaaacagcaccttcctccacagactacaagctcctagtggtgactgtataaatctatatgtagtgagctccctctagtggtgactgtataaatctgtatgtagtgagctccctctagtggtgactgtataaatctgtatgtagtgagctccctctagtggtggctgtataaatctgtatgtagtgagctccccctagtgatgactgtataaatctatatgtagtgagctccctctagtggtgactgtataaatctgtatgtagtgagctccctctagtggtgactgtataaatctgtatgtagtgagctccctctagtgttggctgtataaatctgtatgtagtgagctccccctagtggtgactgtataaatctatatgtagtgagctccctctagtggtgactgtataaatctgtatgtagtgagctccctctagtggtgactgtataaatctgtatgtagtgagctccctctagtggtgactgtatacatCTATATGCAGTTGCTGCAGTGCATAAGAGGAGCGGAAACACACGCTGTCCTTCTATTTAAGGCACCTGATGAGGACAGAGGCCTCCTTTTTCTGATCTGTTATAGTCTTATGAAGAACTCTATTTGGGATCAAAAACGTGCGTGCTATGTAAAGTATGACTTTTTTTCATATAATTTAATACATTAAATAAACTATTTGAATTATTCACTTACCGAGAACCCGGCACCAGGTCAGAAATGACTAGTTTTTGCTCTTATTGTATTTTGGCTGCTCCCCTGAGTTTTCCGTTATTTGTTTGgtttggtttgtttttttgttgttgttttttcaatCAGCCATTTGGTCGGAGACATATGAGTCTTTTTTCAGTGGTCATTTAGTTCCATAATCATACTATGAAGAGCACCCCCTGGGTAAAgctctaaattaaaaaaaaggcatACCTGTGGAGTCATAtggaaaatgtaagaaaaaaagagGAAAACTCAGAGAAGCAATAAATATATAGAAATGAAAATGGCAACGTTAAACCTGATGAAGACTCTTTAAGCTTGGATTTCAATCACTCAGATTGTGGAGACGCCTTTTATTGTTTGTGCACATGTGACTTTATTAACAATTCCTTATAGATGTTTGGGGAGATGCAGCTTCGCCCTTCGTACTTCTACATGGCTCATAAGGTGAGCAGATAAAATCCTCCTGTAGCCACATCACAAGGTCGTGACCTTTCTTTCTCTTTATTTTCTCCCTTTGATACAAATTACATTAGTTCACGTCCATTTAATGGATGAGCCGGGATACGGAAAATGCCATTAACATTCCCGGGTTATTTCACACACAGAAAGGGAAGAATAAAAGAGGCGCTCATCTGCACATTAATCTGCGCTTTATAGATTTACCACCTTCCAGCCTCCACTTTATATGGGAATGACAGGTTTAATGTTTAGAAGACGGGAGGAAACAATGTGTCTAATGGAAGTCGTCTTCTTCATGGTTTATCTGCGGCTTCTTCAGTTACTCGGCGGATTGTGCTCAGGTAGACGAGGTCCAACATTCAGGGATTTAATGCTGCTATTGGGGCGCGGAACTTGCACAATGTTCTGGACGAGTTGAAGCAAATAAAACCCGTCCGGTTTTATGTTCCAAACTTTCTGGCAATAATTGCAGAAGTTTCCACATCCAGAGCAAATTCATCTAATCGCACTGTGGCCCCTCCGAAAGGTTCATCAAATAGACTCGACATGGAGGTTCTGAGGCTCAGGTGGATGGAGATGGGCTCCTCCGACCAGATACTGGAGATATTCCCATCCTAGATGGAATCCCACCTACCAGGAAAATGGCGGCCTCATGACCCCGTCCTCATCTACAAGGAGTCAGTAAAGGGGAGATAGCAGATGTCAGTGCCATAACCCCGCAGGCTACAATGTATCGGGTGAGGATTGCACACTTGGCCTGAGCTCAGCTTTAGATTGTAGATTGGGGGTCAGCGGACTCCAATTTTTGGGAAAACAGAGACTACATCCAGAGAGAAATGCCACAGAGATACACACAGAAGTAAACAAGAACAGATGCGAGGAGGCAACTTCACCAACTGGGTGTCTCATATTGGAGAACAGCAAACTGGCGTCCACTGCCCCCAAGAACTGGAGCATCTGAAGAAGACACGTGCACGCTGGTTTATTTCTGTTTTGATTATTTGCAGCTTTGGCTTGGTGATGCCGCTTTTTTCGGGACCCTGATATAGGGGAGGTGGAGATACAGCCATGTGTTGTTGACTGGCTC
The nucleotide sequence above comes from Ranitomeya imitator isolate aRanImi1 chromosome 7, aRanImi1.pri, whole genome shotgun sequence. Encoded proteins:
- the LOC138644367 gene encoding uncharacterized protein — its product is MDCGAESPSPTPRSRPARGGSSSLPAKRVTRSGKAQYMVEPRKTQEGCKAPKAEARATAVSPPGGEQSTRRGAAAPVPKDWGTRAARETVDSYASRVHAYLSEHEEAGKTLRRLREEMNEVRQAASRASRTEKSALTARISSLGICIEGMEARRAAILNNSGPFREKLENDDRFHNMAAAKEPEGSRRPTQVEEVDHEEMEEAPYPPGGLKPLGWEGDYGS